The DNA sequence AGCCCTTCAATAACGTGTTCAACTGGACCATGTCCTACCGCCGCGATGCCGATATCACCATGCCCTATGGTAAGCTGCTGCCAAAGAACTGTGATACTGGTAATGATAGCAGCACAGATGACATCATTCCCAATAATAAGTCCATTCTGGCCTGCTGGGTTGTTAGTCACTATGAGCCTCAGCACAGCAGGAGCTTGGTGTACAAGAGCCTGAAAAGAAGCATCCCAGTGGAGGTGTATGGTCGCTTGAGAGGGAGTGTTTTGGCCTCCAGCAACCTGCTGCCCACCATCTCAAGCTGCTACTTCTACCTGTCCTTCGAGAACTCCATCTCCAAGGATTACATCACTGAGAAGCTCTGGCGGAACGCTTACCAGGCAGGGGCAGTGCCTGTGGTTCTGGGTCCACCGACAGATGACTACATAGCTGTAGCTCCACCTAACTCCTTCATCCACGTTGAGGACTTTCCATCCACCAAGGAGCTGGGGAACTACCTCCGCCAGTTGCAACTGGACAAGGAGAGATATGCTGGGTACTTTGCGTGGCGGCATAGCTATCAGGTGAAATTGTATACAGACTGGAGGGAGAGGCTATGTAGCATCTGCCCTCAGTATCACAGCCTGCCTGCTCAGAAGGTTTACCATGACCTGGAAGCCTGGGTCAGGAAGTGAAACCACACCCATGGTTCACTTTGGCACCTCAGACTTTCTGCCTCCCAAATAGCACTATTTTCCCTATGCAGGTCATTACATTTAACAAGGGCTCATAGggtctggtcaatagtagtgcactatacaaggGGAAACAGTGACATTTAGGACACCCTTTAAGAATGTTAAGATGGTCTTCTCTAGGACCAGCTCTTTTCACATACATGGACATTTCAGCAATAAACCACCTCCCCACGCGACTGTGTGAGGAACAGGGAAAGTGGTTGAGCATTTATGGGTAATCAGTGTCACGATTAGCTGCACTGTTAAGCAATGTGTTACACATACTGCGTTTATATACACAATAGCATATTCACTGCAGAAGTCTCAAACGAAAATCAAACATTAAGAGAACAATGTGTAGATTTAACACTAATGCTGCAGTGAAACCTTGTAACATGCACAACTCAGTATAAGAACCTCAATCGTAAAAAGAACCAAAGCACAGAGGGTAAATGTTCAAGTTGGAATAATTGTAACACAGGTTGGCATGGAAAATATTTAATTGTGTGGTGCAAAAGTTACATCTTAAGGTTGCCCCAGAGAAATAGCCAGAGTTTCAATAAATTATCAAATACGCTTTTATTTATAAACA is a window from the Salmo trutta chromosome 23, fSalTru1.1, whole genome shotgun sequence genome containing:
- the LOC115159658 gene encoding alpha-(1,3)-fucosyltransferase 7-like; this translates as MKSPSFCLRLFLLLICLAPLFFLVRQGSEGGRGPNSDRSHNITILLWHWPFGPSYNLEGDVCWNRYRIPDCRLVDQRSLYHSADLVVFHHRELMNGQERLPLHRPRHQKWVWLSLESPDNSRYLKPFNNVFNWTMSYRRDADITMPYGKLLPKNCDTGNDSSTDDIIPNNKSILACWVVSHYEPQHSRSLVYKSLKRSIPVEVYGRLRGSVLASSNLLPTISSCYFYLSFENSISKDYITEKLWRNAYQAGAVPVVLGPPTDDYIAVAPPNSFIHVEDFPSTKELGNYLRQLQLDKERYAGYFAWRHSYQVKLYTDWRERLCSICPQYHSLPAQKVYHDLEAWVRK